One genomic segment of Drosophila willistoni isolate 14030-0811.24 chromosome 2R unlocalized genomic scaffold, UCI_dwil_1.1 Seg200, whole genome shotgun sequence includes these proteins:
- the LOC124460391 gene encoding uncharacterized protein LOC124460391: MQYLKLLTVLLCLFQVEGKFQKLNCEVFKTSFGEFKECEIKAVSRSKNLINIQYIFKDSLNPSYVQLYFLKRGNGYGWQPFLYNIKFDFCDFLIKRQPFMANLIYSYIKSYANFNNTCPQPGSLVKLTNFDLNVDTLRERFPIEQGEYGLVVNWFTKNKKMFSINGSILYSDYKV; encoded by the exons ATGCAGTATCTAAAGCTACTCACAGTATTACTCTGCCTTTTTCAA GTAGAAggcaaatttcaaaaattaaattgtgaAGTTTTTAAAACAAGTTTTGGCGAGTTCAAGGAATGTGAAATCAAGGCTGTGAGCCGTTCCAAAAATCTTAttaatatacaatatatatttaaagactCGTTAAATCCcagttat GTGCAATTGTACTTTCTGAAACGTGGCAATGGTTATGGCTGGCAGCCCTTTCTCTATaacattaaatttgatttttgtgattttcTTATAAAGCGTCAACCCTTTATGGCTAATTTAATTTACTCATACATTAAATCGTAtgcaaattttaataataCCTGTCCCCAG CCTGGTTCACTggtaaaattaacaaattttgatttaaatgtGGACACATTACGAGAACGTTTTCCCATTGAACAAGGTGAATATGGATTGGTCGTCAATTGGttcacaaaaaacaaaaagatgtTCTCCATTAATGGTTCAATTCTCTATTCCGATTACAAGGTGTAG